The following proteins come from a genomic window of Rhodohalobacter sp. 614A:
- a CDS encoding LytR/AlgR family response regulator transcription factor produces the protein MKVLIIEDESIAARRLEEMLMEIDMECEVLAKIGSVTESVKWLSKHKVDLIFLDIQLSDGLSFSIFEQVNITTPIIFTTAYDQYAIKAFQVNSIAYLLKPIKKRELEESLQKYKTMGKAFSVDVEKLLAVFSDQTKQYKERFLIRIGDIMKKVNTDEISYIFAEDKSVFIVTFNNKKLPVDYSLDALEKELDPAGFFRINRGLMVNIESIENMMAWTRSRVKLELKPSTGRNIDTVVSTSRSQDFKEWMNS, from the coding sequence ATGAAAGTCCTGATAATCGAAGATGAATCCATCGCTGCACGACGGCTTGAAGAGATGCTGATGGAGATCGATATGGAGTGTGAGGTGCTGGCGAAAATCGGTTCGGTGACGGAGTCAGTGAAATGGCTTTCCAAACACAAAGTAGATCTCATTTTTCTGGATATTCAACTTTCGGATGGACTCAGCTTTTCCATTTTTGAGCAAGTAAATATTACGACTCCGATCATATTTACAACGGCTTATGATCAGTATGCCATTAAAGCATTCCAGGTAAACAGTATCGCTTATTTGCTTAAACCCATTAAAAAAAGAGAGCTGGAGGAGAGCCTTCAGAAATACAAAACCATGGGTAAAGCTTTTTCGGTGGATGTAGAAAAACTGTTGGCCGTTTTTTCTGATCAAACAAAACAGTACAAAGAGCGGTTTTTGATTCGAATTGGCGACATCATGAAAAAAGTAAATACGGATGAAATCTCCTACATTTTTGCGGAGGATAAAAGCGTGTTTATAGTCACTTTCAATAACAAAAAACTGCCTGTAGACTATTCTCTCGACGCTCTTGAAAAAGAACTGGACCCCGCTGGATTCTTCAGAATTAACCGTGGACTAATGGTCAACATAGAATCAATTGAAAACATGATGGCGTGGACCCGAAGCCGCGTTAAACTGGAACTGAAGCCATCAACCGGGCGGAATATCGATACGGTGGTGAGCACCAGCCGCTCGCAGGATTTTAAAGAGTGGATGAACAGTTGA
- a CDS encoding PqqD family protein gives MTRDTKIVRTNRALVSSIKDELVMFDVNAGQYYGLNNVATAVWNNLETEKTVDELCQSLTQEFDISLDECREEMLAFLPELEEKGLIEVVG, from the coding sequence ATGACACGGGATACAAAAATTGTTCGAACCAACCGGGCCCTGGTCTCATCCATCAAAGATGAGCTGGTCATGTTTGATGTAAATGCCGGCCAGTATTATGGCCTGAATAACGTGGCCACCGCCGTCTGGAACAACCTCGAAACCGAAAAAACGGTAGACGAACTTTGCCAGTCTCTCACACAAGAGTTTGATATTTCCCTGGACGAGTGCCGTGAAGAAATGCTTGCCTTCTTGCCTGAATTGGAAGAGAAAGGATTGATTGAGGTTGTGGGGTAG
- a CDS encoding Gfo/Idh/MocA family protein: MKKIRFGVLSTAKIGVQKVIPAIQNSELCEVTAISSRTTERAQSVADELSIPKAYGSYEELLNDPDVDAIYNPLPNNLHVTWSIKALEAGKHVLCEKPVGMDAEEVRQLEAISHNFPGLKISEAFMYRQHPRWKRTVELVRSGEIGDLKAIHSFFSYYNDDPENYRNSAHMGGGGLMDIGCYSISLSRLLFNSEPVAVHGELEYDPEFKTDRLASGLLRFENGTSVFTCSTQAFKDQYLKVYGTKGRIEMNWPFNPDFTQKTVLRITVHDTETVEEFDPCDHFTLQADAFATAILEDGPVPVPLEDSIRNMEVIDAMRSESGAAHSM, from the coding sequence ATGAAAAAAATTCGATTTGGTGTTTTAAGTACGGCGAAAATAGGCGTTCAAAAAGTGATCCCGGCCATACAGAATTCTGAACTTTGTGAGGTTACGGCGATCTCTTCCCGAACCACGGAGCGCGCTCAATCCGTGGCGGATGAACTTTCCATTCCCAAAGCATATGGTTCGTACGAAGAACTTCTAAACGATCCGGATGTGGATGCGATCTACAATCCACTCCCAAACAATCTTCACGTAACGTGGTCTATCAAGGCGCTGGAAGCCGGCAAGCACGTGCTTTGTGAAAAACCTGTCGGGATGGATGCCGAGGAAGTCCGTCAGTTGGAAGCTATATCACACAATTTTCCCGGGTTGAAAATATCCGAGGCGTTTATGTACCGGCAGCACCCACGATGGAAACGAACCGTAGAACTGGTTCGGTCGGGCGAAATCGGAGACCTGAAAGCCATTCATTCGTTCTTTTCGTATTACAATGACGATCCTGAAAATTACCGCAACAGCGCTCATATGGGCGGGGGCGGACTGATGGACATCGGTTGTTATTCCATCTCTCTTTCGAGGCTTTTGTTTAACAGTGAACCCGTTGCCGTTCACGGCGAACTGGAGTACGATCCCGAATTTAAAACTGACCGGTTGGCGTCAGGATTGCTTCGTTTTGAAAATGGAACTTCGGTTTTTACCTGTTCCACCCAAGCGTTTAAAGACCAGTATTTGAAGGTTTACGGCACAAAGGGAAGAATTGAAATGAACTGGCCGTTTAACCCGGATTTCACCCAAAAAACAGTGCTGAGGATTACGGTTCATGATACAGAAACTGTTGAGGAGTTTGATCCCTGTGATCATTTTACGCTTCAGGCAGATGCGTTTGCGACGGCTATTTTAGAAGACGGCCCTGTACCCGTTCCGCTGGAGGATTCCATCCGAAATATGGAAGTGATTGATGCGATGCGGAGCGAATCTGGCGCTGCACATTCAATGTAA
- a CDS encoding helicase HerA domain-containing protein encodes MKLTIKQRFLAAFIYLGIILFLGLYFSGDTENIFDTTSKWNYLLIVTALSLVLGSYIIEPFFSRPVEVVARWVAILLFLFSISEQNEFLLYDYWIYVSIFFLVTALLLIFLYQSKNLVKSRKVLTDIICKISRPEIIFSILYFFIVASFFTDSIPDFEYALLIGFGFLLLINKPVNYLVLGIWRTFSFLTSSKETGEELGQVIGHDSIDFYKVEITGDTLKGLKSLKGELVYLESDQKGIIGIVVDEKYLVGKRWAYIFSLRGNENNFITFDLKSFEPLSGEKTIYSKTHSVKHIKKDDLEDVVKEKVERNSVYKNFKNFIGYVWKGSTIKQIRFLTLFDSETLGDKNIGEGTILETSIVGKSVLYQIIDGRTEEEDLEKQNSHGYTIGTAQKLGEYDTTNNELETVKWLPEIYTPIFLLEPEEIEYDASRFIGRLPKTNYGFPIKEPDTLVTHNTAILGILGIGKSCLTFELLQKLILSTNVKIFCIDLTNQYQDSLPKYISDDLIEIDISESSKQQLRHHKGAEDYDNPETWGNESLYKSILDDELSKFDQSGKRIFILNPDWHRVEKAGSKYKVTYKDDLTPAEKTRIISERIFLMARSKGETTDAKYLMVFEEAHSLVPEWNSVANEGDKSATNGTAKVILQGRKFGMGSMVVTQRTANISKSILNQCNTIFALRVFDDTGKQFLENYIGSEYSNVLPTLEERHAVVTGKALKLKQPVIMELNDRKEVADYNEDE; translated from the coding sequence ATGAAATTGACAATTAAACAGAGGTTCCTTGCGGCATTTATTTATCTAGGGATTATTTTATTCCTAGGATTATACTTTAGTGGGGATACTGAAAATATATTCGATACTACGAGCAAGTGGAACTACTTACTTATAGTAACAGCTTTATCACTTGTACTAGGTTCATATATAATTGAGCCCTTTTTTTCTAGACCAGTTGAAGTTGTTGCGAGATGGGTTGCAATTCTACTTTTTTTATTCAGCATAAGTGAACAAAATGAATTTCTTCTCTACGATTATTGGATTTATGTCTCGATATTTTTTCTCGTTACTGCACTACTTTTGATTTTTCTTTATCAGAGTAAAAATTTGGTTAAGTCTAGAAAAGTTTTAACCGATATCATCTGTAAAATTTCAAGGCCAGAAATAATTTTTTCAATCCTCTATTTTTTTATTGTCGCCTCTTTTTTTACAGATAGCATCCCTGATTTCGAATATGCGTTATTAATTGGTTTTGGGTTTTTGTTGTTGATTAATAAGCCAGTTAATTATCTGGTGTTAGGAATTTGGAGAACCTTCTCCTTCCTAACTAGCAGTAAGGAAACAGGAGAGGAACTGGGTCAAGTAATTGGTCATGATAGTATAGATTTCTATAAAGTCGAAATAACTGGAGATACTTTAAAAGGTTTAAAGTCGCTAAAAGGTGAACTAGTTTATTTGGAGAGTGATCAAAAAGGAATAATTGGAATAGTAGTTGACGAAAAGTATTTAGTAGGTAAAAGATGGGCTTATATCTTTTCACTTCGTGGAAATGAGAATAATTTTATAACCTTTGATTTAAAGTCATTTGAGCCGCTTTCTGGAGAAAAAACTATCTATTCAAAAACACACTCCGTAAAACATATCAAAAAAGATGATTTGGAAGATGTAGTAAAGGAGAAAGTTGAAAGAAATTCTGTATACAAAAACTTTAAAAATTTCATTGGTTACGTTTGGAAAGGCTCAACAATAAAACAAATAAGATTTTTAACTCTTTTCGATTCTGAAACTTTGGGAGATAAAAATATTGGGGAGGGAACAATTCTTGAGACCTCAATAGTGGGAAAATCAGTTCTTTATCAAATAATTGATGGTAGAACCGAAGAAGAAGATTTGGAAAAGCAAAATTCCCACGGTTATACAATTGGAACTGCCCAAAAACTGGGAGAATATGATACTACCAATAATGAATTAGAAACAGTTAAATGGCTTCCAGAAATATACACCCCAATCTTCTTATTAGAGCCAGAAGAAATTGAATATGATGCAAGTAGGTTTATAGGTAGACTCCCCAAAACTAACTACGGATTTCCAATAAAAGAGCCTGATACTTTAGTAACCCATAACACTGCAATATTAGGAATTTTGGGAATTGGAAAATCTTGTTTGACATTTGAATTACTTCAAAAGTTAATTCTATCAACAAATGTGAAAATTTTCTGTATCGATCTAACAAATCAATACCAAGACTCATTGCCAAAATATATAAGTGATGATTTGATTGAAATTGATATTAGTGAGTCAAGTAAGCAGCAATTACGCCATCATAAGGGAGCAGAAGATTATGATAATCCCGAAACTTGGGGAAATGAGAGTTTATATAAATCAATACTTGATGATGAATTAAGTAAGTTTGATCAATCGGGAAAAAGGATATTTATATTAAATCCAGATTGGCATCGCGTAGAAAAAGCAGGCAGTAAATATAAAGTTACATATAAAGATGATTTAACACCGGCGGAAAAAACGAGAATTATTTCTGAAAGGATTTTTCTGATGGCAAGAAGTAAAGGAGAAACTACTGATGCTAAGTATTTAATGGTTTTTGAAGAGGCTCACTCCTTAGTTCCAGAATGGAATTCTGTTGCAAATGAAGGGGATAAGAGTGCTACAAACGGAACGGCTAAAGTAATTCTACAAGGAAGAAAGTTTGGTATGGGATCAATGGTTGTTACTCAAAGAACTGCGAATATTAGCAAAAGCATTTTGAATCAATGTAATACAATATTTGCACTGCGAGTTTTTGATGATACCGGGAAACAATTTCTTGAAAACTACATCGGTTCCGAATATTCAAATGTACTACCAACACTTGAAGAGAGACATGCAGTAGTGACAGGTAAGGCTTTAAAGCTTAAACAACCTGTGATCATGGAATTGAATGATAGAAAAGAAGTTGCAGACTATAATGAAGATGAATAG
- the pgm gene encoding phosphoglucomutase (alpha-D-glucose-1,6-bisphosphate-dependent), with translation MATHELAGKPAPHTILENIPRLITSYYSKMPDSENPKHAISFGTSGHRGTALDSTFNQHHILAISQAVADYRYKNGINGPLFLGMDTHALSEPAMVSAIEVLAANDIEIRYQNDFGYTPTPAVSHAILTWNKDKSDPKNMADGVVITPSHNPPSDGGFKYNAVNGGPAGTDITNEIQNTANKYLKTDLKGVRRIPLKKALAKNSTKTHDYIHPYTDDLKNVLDMDVISESGLKIGADPMGGSGIAYWEPIAEKYNLNLEVVNPRVDPTFSFMTVDKDGKIRMDCSSPYAMASLIDLKDKYDIAFGNDTDFDRHGIVTKTGLMNPNHYLSVAIQYLFQNRPGWSDGAAVGKTLVSSSMIDRVAKSINKKLAEVPVGFKWFVNGLLDGSFGFGGEESAGASFLRKDGTVWSTDKDGIILNLLSAEITAKTGKSPDVHYKELEDRFGSPVYERLDAPATLDEKAILKDLSPDQVKADSLAGEPIQKKITRAPGNDAPIGGLKVETENGWFAARPSGTEDIYKIYTESFKGPDHLKKIQEEAKQIVDSVLGK, from the coding sequence TTGGCGACCCACGAACTTGCAGGTAAACCGGCACCCCATACTATACTTGAAAATATTCCGAGACTCATTACATCGTATTACAGCAAAATGCCGGATAGCGAGAATCCAAAACACGCGATTTCGTTCGGAACATCCGGCCATCGCGGAACAGCTCTGGATTCTACTTTTAATCAACACCACATTTTGGCCATCAGCCAGGCTGTGGCCGATTATCGGTATAAAAATGGTATTAACGGTCCGCTTTTTTTGGGGATGGATACACATGCCCTTTCCGAACCTGCAATGGTTTCGGCCATTGAAGTGTTAGCAGCAAACGATATTGAAATCCGCTACCAAAATGATTTTGGATATACACCCACTCCGGCCGTTTCACATGCTATTCTGACGTGGAACAAAGACAAATCCGATCCAAAAAATATGGCCGATGGCGTGGTGATTACGCCCTCTCACAACCCTCCTTCGGACGGTGGTTTTAAATATAATGCCGTCAATGGCGGTCCGGCGGGAACCGACATCACGAATGAGATTCAAAACACAGCCAACAAATATCTGAAAACGGATTTGAAAGGTGTTCGCCGGATTCCCCTGAAGAAAGCTCTCGCTAAAAACTCTACGAAGACACACGACTATATCCACCCGTATACGGATGACTTAAAAAACGTGCTTGATATGGATGTGATCAGTGAGTCGGGCTTGAAAATCGGTGCCGATCCGATGGGTGGGTCGGGAATTGCGTATTGGGAGCCGATTGCTGAAAAGTATAACCTGAACCTGGAAGTGGTAAATCCGCGTGTTGATCCCACATTCAGCTTTATGACGGTGGATAAAGATGGAAAAATCCGGATGGACTGTTCTTCTCCTTATGCCATGGCCAGCCTGATTGACCTGAAGGATAAATACGATATTGCCTTCGGAAATGATACCGATTTTGATCGTCACGGAATTGTGACCAAAACCGGGTTGATGAATCCGAATCACTATTTGTCAGTTGCCATTCAATATCTGTTTCAAAACCGGCCGGGCTGGAGTGATGGCGCCGCCGTTGGAAAAACACTGGTTTCCAGCAGTATGATTGATCGGGTTGCAAAATCCATCAACAAAAAGCTGGCGGAAGTGCCGGTTGGTTTTAAATGGTTTGTAAATGGATTGCTGGATGGATCTTTCGGATTTGGCGGTGAAGAGAGTGCCGGCGCGTCGTTTCTGAGAAAAGACGGAACCGTTTGGTCCACCGATAAAGACGGAATTATTTTAAATCTTCTCTCCGCAGAGATTACGGCAAAAACCGGTAAAAGCCCGGATGTGCATTACAAAGAATTGGAAGATCGATTCGGAAGCCCGGTCTATGAACGGCTGGATGCGCCCGCAACACTCGACGAAAAAGCCATTTTGAAAGATCTCTCGCCCGACCAGGTGAAAGCGGATTCTCTTGCCGGCGAACCGATTCAGAAGAAAATCACTCGTGCTCCCGGAAATGACGCACCGATTGGCGGACTAAAAGTGGAAACGGAAAACGGCTGGTTTGCAGCGCGCCCCTCCGGAACCGAAGATATCTACAAGATCTATACGGAGAGCTTTAAAGGACCTGATCACCTCAAGAAAATTCAGGAGGAAGCGAAACAAATTGTAGATTCGGTGCTTGGAAAATAG
- a CDS encoding serine hydrolase domain-containing protein, whose amino-acid sequence MNKITYVVLSLALLTACSGNQQQETQIIDETAAARIDSTLQSFVQTGAAAGVSALIYEDGEEVYFNAVGQADREEGVPMARNTLVQIYSMTKPITGVALMTLYEEGAFELDDPLSQYAPEFADMTVYEGMDEDGNPILAEPNREITIRDITRHTAGFANDTNAEYVGPLLAEAEPMNRENTLTEFAEKLGSLPLVFHPGDEWYYGPSVDVQAFLVERLSGQPFDEYVREHVLDPLGMDETRYFVPEGDRNRMAAVYSGAEGDSLTRIPDEQILAFNTSEWPLTPGGFGFTSTLDDYMTFAQMLVHEGELNGVRILEPETVELMATNHLSEDVTERLWLPSKGQVGFGIDFAVRLRPPQSPEENVGTVGEFFWDGAASTLFWVDPQNELTAVFFVQKFPFANQMHKDFRDAVYGAYDGKE is encoded by the coding sequence ATGAACAAAATAACATATGTGGTCCTAAGCCTCGCCCTCCTAACCGCTTGTTCAGGGAATCAACAACAAGAAACCCAAATCATCGATGAAACGGCTGCTGCCCGTATCGATTCAACATTGCAGAGTTTTGTGCAGACGGGAGCCGCAGCCGGGGTGTCCGCGCTGATTTATGAAGACGGTGAGGAGGTTTACTTCAATGCCGTAGGCCAGGCCGATCGTGAGGAAGGTGTTCCGATGGCACGAAATACGCTGGTACAGATTTATTCCATGACCAAGCCCATCACCGGCGTTGCACTCATGACGCTTTACGAAGAGGGTGCGTTTGAACTGGACGATCCTCTCTCCCAATATGCGCCGGAATTTGCCGATATGACCGTTTACGAAGGTATGGATGAAGATGGAAATCCCATATTGGCTGAGCCAAACCGGGAAATTACCATCCGCGATATAACGCGGCATACAGCCGGTTTTGCAAATGATACCAATGCGGAATATGTAGGTCCACTGCTGGCGGAGGCCGAACCCATGAACCGCGAAAATACACTGACGGAATTCGCCGAAAAACTCGGAAGTCTGCCGCTGGTTTTTCATCCCGGCGATGAGTGGTATTATGGCCCTTCGGTAGATGTGCAGGCATTTTTGGTAGAACGTCTTTCCGGCCAGCCGTTTGATGAGTATGTGCGTGAGCATGTTCTCGATCCGCTGGGAATGGATGAGACGAGATATTTTGTCCCTGAAGGCGACCGCAACCGAATGGCAGCTGTCTATTCCGGCGCGGAAGGCGATTCTCTTACCCGAATTCCGGACGAGCAGATTCTTGCTTTCAATACCAGCGAGTGGCCGCTCACACCCGGAGGTTTTGGCTTTACGTCTACTCTTGACGATTATATGACGTTTGCGCAAATGCTGGTTCATGAAGGAGAATTGAACGGCGTACGAATTTTAGAACCTGAAACTGTAGAGCTGATGGCAACGAATCATCTTTCGGAAGATGTAACCGAACGGCTGTGGCTGCCAAGTAAAGGTCAGGTTGGTTTTGGAATTGATTTTGCGGTTCGGCTTCGTCCGCCACAATCGCCGGAAGAGAATGTGGGTACCGTCGGTGAATTCTTTTGGGACGGCGCTGCGAGTACGCTCTTTTGGGTAGATCCGCAAAACGAATTGACCGCCGTCTTTTTCGTGCAGAAGTTTCCGTTTGCCAACCAGATGCATAAAGATTTCCGGGATGCGGTTTATGGGGCGTATGATGGAAAGGAATAG
- a CDS encoding nitroreductase family protein → MPKPEFIPLPGYRQFPPEEMKRRAADFYEEIKKRRTVRDFSDQPVPVEVIQDAIKAAGTAPNGANLQPWHFVVVSDPAVKRKIRIEAEKAEKEFYNEKAPEEWLNALEPLGTDENKPYLETAPCLIVIFSKNYEETETGEKIQHYYVKESVGIATGILITALHHSGLATLTHTPNPMKFLNKVLDRPSNERAYLILVTGHPAENAKVPDITKKPLEEIATFV, encoded by the coding sequence ATGCCAAAACCTGAATTTATTCCTTTGCCAGGCTACCGTCAATTCCCACCCGAAGAAATGAAAAGGCGGGCCGCAGACTTTTATGAGGAAATCAAAAAAAGGCGAACAGTTCGCGATTTTTCTGATCAGCCGGTTCCGGTTGAAGTGATTCAGGACGCAATTAAAGCGGCCGGAACAGCGCCTAACGGGGCCAATCTGCAACCGTGGCATTTTGTTGTAGTTTCTGATCCCGCAGTAAAAAGGAAAATTCGGATTGAGGCCGAAAAAGCTGAAAAGGAGTTTTACAATGAAAAAGCCCCCGAAGAGTGGCTGAATGCTCTTGAGCCTCTGGGAACAGACGAAAACAAACCGTACCTGGAAACAGCTCCCTGCCTGATTGTGATTTTTTCGAAGAATTATGAAGAAACCGAAACCGGCGAAAAAATTCAGCACTATTATGTGAAGGAATCTGTCGGCATTGCCACAGGAATATTGATAACGGCGCTTCATCATTCGGGACTCGCAACTCTGACACACACACCGAATCCGATGAAATTTCTGAATAAGGTTTTAGACCGTCCGTCAAATGAAAGAGCGTATTTAATTTTGGTAACCGGTCATCCCGCGGAGAATGCAAAAGTACCCGATATCACTAAAAAGCCTTTGGAAGAGATAGCTACGTTTGTGTGA
- a CDS encoding DUF72 domain-containing protein: MAEIHIGTSGWNYDHWSGPFYPEELPKDKWLEHYQGQFETVEVNNTFYNLPNPETVENWKNTVPDHFKFSAKASRYITHMKKLKEPQESLDNMLNVFEAFGEKLGPVLFQLPPNWNFNEERLRNFTELLPDDVKTVFEFRDESWINDATFNILREKNAAFCIYDLAGYQSPMEVTADFVYVRLHGPSDFKYQGKYNYDQLAWWTDRLHEWRYEDKDVYLYFDNDEQGFAPQNALELKDMVG; the protein is encoded by the coding sequence ATGGCAGAGATTCACATCGGCACTTCCGGATGGAATTATGATCATTGGAGCGGACCGTTTTACCCTGAAGAACTTCCAAAAGACAAATGGCTGGAACATTACCAGGGACAGTTTGAAACGGTAGAAGTAAACAACACATTCTATAACCTTCCCAATCCGGAAACAGTTGAGAACTGGAAAAATACAGTGCCTGATCATTTCAAATTTTCAGCAAAAGCCAGCCGTTATATCACTCACATGAAAAAGCTGAAAGAACCGCAAGAGAGCCTCGATAACATGCTCAACGTATTTGAGGCGTTTGGCGAAAAACTGGGCCCGGTTCTGTTTCAGCTCCCGCCAAACTGGAACTTTAATGAAGAGCGACTGCGAAATTTTACAGAACTTCTTCCCGATGACGTGAAGACTGTTTTTGAATTCCGGGATGAAAGCTGGATCAACGATGCAACATTTAACATCTTGAGAGAAAAAAATGCGGCGTTTTGTATTTATGATTTGGCTGGTTATCAAAGCCCGATGGAGGTGACTGCTGATTTTGTGTATGTACGGCTTCATGGTCCATCTGATTTTAAATATCAGGGAAAATACAATTACGATCAATTGGCGTGGTGGACAGATCGCCTCCACGAATGGCGTTATGAAGATAAAGATGTGTATCTCTATTTTGATAACGATGAGCAGGGATTTGCTCCGCAGAACGCTCTGGAGTTGAAAGACATGGTAGGGTAA
- a CDS encoding sensor histidine kinase has protein sequence MASSKLHTIIPFKKLFLLLLSIAFSMQIIIISYNHFSGFYTIETAGEAAIRLIFGTFLSLVAAFLLAYPDLYLIRFLNRNYPWKKKAIQRSIIQLMAAISIGVIIAVAVTTLAHLINNYEEDLLRTYVFNSIVVAICNVSIMIIFEAWIFFIAEAESEKRNEELMKELTQIRFEVLKNQMNPHFMFNSLNVLTGLIETDPEKSQRFIEEFSSIYRYVLDTIEQPVVTLEKELEFARSYMYLQQIRHGDFLNYNVNIRSELLSCYLPPLSLQVVLENAIKHNQVSKEKPLHIEIFDKEDDLIVTNTLQPKMTFGKSTGIGQKNLEKRYAMVCARIPQFNIGTDVYRVELPLMTE, from the coding sequence ATGGCTTCTTCAAAATTGCATACCATCATTCCGTTTAAAAAGCTTTTCCTGCTGTTGTTGAGTATTGCATTTTCCATGCAAATTATCATCATTTCCTACAACCATTTCAGCGGATTTTACACAATTGAAACCGCCGGTGAAGCTGCAATTCGCTTGATTTTTGGAACCTTTCTGAGCCTGGTTGCCGCCTTTCTTCTAGCCTACCCGGACTTGTATTTGATACGCTTCCTGAACCGGAATTATCCCTGGAAGAAGAAGGCAATTCAGAGAAGTATAATCCAGTTAATGGCCGCCATTTCGATAGGCGTGATTATAGCAGTAGCCGTTACAACACTGGCTCACCTCATCAATAATTACGAAGAAGATTTGTTGAGAACTTACGTGTTCAACTCCATTGTTGTAGCTATTTGCAATGTTTCCATCATGATTATTTTTGAGGCGTGGATTTTTTTCATTGCCGAAGCGGAATCTGAAAAGAGAAATGAGGAGTTGATGAAAGAACTCACACAAATCCGGTTTGAGGTTCTGAAAAACCAGATGAATCCGCATTTTATGTTTAACAGTTTGAATGTTTTGACAGGATTGATCGAAACGGATCCGGAAAAATCGCAACGGTTCATTGAGGAATTTTCAAGCATTTATCGGTACGTACTCGATACTATTGAACAGCCTGTGGTTACGCTGGAAAAGGAGCTTGAATTCGCGCGATCATACATGTATTTGCAACAGATTCGTCACGGAGATTTTTTGAATTACAATGTCAATATCCGGTCGGAATTGTTATCGTGCTATCTGCCGCCGTTGTCGCTGCAGGTGGTTCTGGAAAACGCCATCAAACACAACCAGGTCAGCAAGGAAAAACCACTTCACATTGAGATCTTCGATAAGGAAGATGATTTAATCGTAACCAACACATTACAGCCCAAAATGACATTCGGAAAATCCACCGGAATCGGCCAAAAGAATTTAGAGAAACGATACGCCATGGTTTGTGCAAGGATCCCCCAATTTAATATTGGAACGGATGTATACAGAGTGGAACTACCGTTAATGACGGAATAA
- a CDS encoding outer membrane beta-barrel protein, producing the protein MKTKKFLLITILTVLALNATAQTHQNRWAFEFATGASYATADIGDANLKTGLGFEGTFHYRFMDHTGVYLGWGWKKFGVDQSFAGTNMDFEETGYTFGIQFKHPLMNNKLNYVLRAGGIYDHVEIENNDGDIVADTGHGLGWQLASGVELPLGRSWALVPSVKFSSLSRDFESGADEFSSKLNTLSTQIGFYKTF; encoded by the coding sequence ATGAAAACAAAAAAATTCTTACTCATTACAATACTGACAGTCCTGGCACTGAACGCAACCGCACAAACCCATCAAAACCGATGGGCATTCGAATTTGCAACAGGCGCATCCTACGCTACCGCCGATATTGGTGATGCCAACCTTAAAACCGGGCTGGGCTTTGAAGGAACTTTCCATTACAGGTTCATGGATCACACCGGTGTTTACCTCGGCTGGGGATGGAAAAAATTTGGTGTGGATCAATCTTTTGCCGGAACCAATATGGACTTTGAAGAAACCGGTTATACGTTTGGTATTCAGTTCAAGCATCCACTGATGAATAATAAGCTGAACTACGTGCTTCGGGCCGGTGGAATTTACGATCACGTAGAAATTGAAAATAACGATGGCGATATCGTTGCCGATACCGGACATGGTTTGGGATGGCAACTTGCCAGCGGGGTAGAACTTCCTTTGGGGCGATCCTGGGCATTGGTCCCTTCAGTAAAATTCAGTTCACTCTCCAGAGATTTTGAATCGGGTGCAGACGAGTTCAGCTCAAAACTGAACACCCTATCAACCCAGATTGGTTTCTACAAAACCTTCTAA